DNA sequence from the Liolophura sinensis isolate JHLJ2023 chromosome 1, CUHK_Ljap_v2, whole genome shotgun sequence genome:
tgaatatcGAGGCTCTTTTTATACAAGTATGTTCATGTGAGATTCCATCACGAGCACAGATTGACCTTTGATGTCTGTCCTCTCACCCCTGACCTCTAGCCACAGATCACCTGGACGCTGGGAGCACTGCCGGGCTGAAATGacattaattttaattatttaatggtctttatgcagtttatatacataaacactCTCAAGTGCGGTTTCTCGTTGAAGGAAGGGGAAATAAGACTGACCAACAGGGACAAAAGAAGGAAGatgatttaaaaataaaagacataCCATAAAGACTAGTCTTTCCAAGTATGTCGCCCCAGAATTTGGCCAACACGGTGTGGGCAGAGCCTTCAAGCATGTAAAAGAAGGATTGTAAAATATCAGGAGTTTCATGTGAATCATTCTGAGTAAATGGCGGTTCGTTGTGGTCATGATGCTACAGCTGTGAAATGATACTAACCTGGGTAACGTAATATGAATCAGACAGACAAAAGCACGTCTCCATATTAACgtttggatataaacataaAGTCTTTGATTGGTGTGCTGTAGCCCAGATGTCGACTACCCCTAACACGTCATTTTTGTTAAGtctagtatatttatttattatttatttgattgatattttacgccccacccaagaatatttcacttatatacgacggcggccagcattctgagGGGACGAATCCAGGCAGAACCTgggagaaacctacgaccatccgcaggttgatgccagatcTTCCAACGTACAGCCGTTCAGTCTATACTGGGATTAAGATTGACGTTTATACAACTGTTGGGATATAcattcacatatgtacatatacatttatacattcacTTGGGATATAACATGTAGAAAATTAACGCCAATGATAGACTGCTGCTTCAGTAATTCCACACATATCCAATCAACACGGAATACATCCTATTGCAACACAGTTTTGTTTACCTGTCACTGGATCCTCGGGTAATCCTGTCCATGGCGTGAAAATGCGAGATACAAAATCATATTGTTCACCCGCTATATTAGTGAATCCAGCCTCAGACCTCCCCCTGGTAGTCACTATAACCATTTTCACCCGTCCTGAAGAATCAACCGACGGAAGTTTCTCTGCGTTCGGAAtccatgtttcaaatttttctcTAAAAAGAAGTCATTTTAGTCTGATATTTCCAATGTCAGAAATCTAATGCTGACTATTCAATGcaggaatttttgttttacttcttCGATAGTTTACAAATAAAAGCTATCAACGATTACTTGGATCTTCGTCTCTATACCAGCAGGTTCTCGACATGAAAAAAGGTGCTTTAGATAGGAACTccatattatgtttttttggtttatatttCTTGTTACGTCAACTCAATACCGTTTGTGATCACCAGGATGTTTCCCATGAACTAATGTGGCGTGTGTGAGAAAAATACAAACCTGTTCCACTTGTCTTTGAGCCGAATCACCAAGAAACCAAGTGGATCACACAGATGTATGGAATCCACGATGTTAATGTCTGGGAAGAGCACCTGCAGTAGGCACCAGAGAAAGTGCTGTGTATAGCAGGAAGGCTCTCACAAGTTAATGCGCAGACGTGTATGAGCGTAAGGTCCACAGGACTCAAACTGGCAAAAGTCGATGGTAAAATCAGTgtgttttttaaacagctgaacGATCGTAGAGATTTGTAATCTTGAATTCGTTATGAAGCCCAAATGCTCAGCATAGCTCTTTGGCTGATGACacactaaaatgatttgaaagtCGTCGTTTTCTAACTTGTTTGACACTTTTTCTACGATGTTTAGTATATTTAGAAAAAATACTGAATGAAACAGAGAAGTGAATGTACTTAATGTTCCACAAAAATCAACAAGGGTAGAGTAAGCACGTATTGAGCGTTCAAGAGGCAGTTTCATTATCATACTAGACATACCTTCAGAAACTTCTCAAAATCACCCCATTGCTGAAACAGCAGAAGACAGCCAATGACCAAAACTGACACGGAGCAATACCTTAGATGAAAGCAGATGTAGAGAAATCACGCATAAGGTGCTAAGGGGACATGTAAGCCGTGTTTGGACCAAGTTTATAATGTGTGTATTGTCACCCGTACCATTAATTTATCTGGTTCGTTGACCTTGGCCGCTTTCGCATAAGTGAAAACACTCCTGAGTTTGGCATTAAACACCCGGCAATTAAAATTAGGAGAGAGAGCATAAGTTGGATTAATCTGTGGGGCGAACAACGAAAGTTTATAACCTGAGGTAGAGTCTCGGCTGTGGGAAAATTCATAGCCAGTAGCTCCCCTTGTTTACAGACAGAAAGTTCCCCGCCAGGTGTCTCAAAGACGAGCTCATCACTGGAGTTATCTGCAACACCCATGTTGGAAATCATGACAAGTTCATCCTCTGGAACAGGCCGTGTTGATCGAACGCATACCCTTTCGCACGAAATGCCTATgcctgtcgtcactgctctagtttGGTTTGCTATATTATTGATTAGAA
Encoded proteins:
- the LOC135461616 gene encoding phenazine biosynthesis-like domain-containing protein isoform X1 produces the protein MFKMWFSKDSSPGVTRKLRVFTVDTFTVKPFRGNPAAVCLDLPHEGLTDELYQKIAAEMNLPMTAFVNTVNKDDNLASANRFKLRWFTPKTEWKLCGHATLASAFVLFTSLNNSSDELVFETPGGELSVCKQGELLAMNFPTAETLPQQWGDFEKFLKVLFPDINIVDSIHLCDPLGFLVIRLKDKWNREKFETWIPNAEKLPSVDSSGRVKMVIVTTRGRSEAGFTNIAGEQYDFVSRIFTPWTGLPEDPVTGSAHTVLAKFWGDILGKTSLYARQCSQRPGDLWLEVRGERTDIKGQSVLVMESHMNILV
- the LOC135461616 gene encoding phenazine biosynthesis-like domain-containing protein 2 isoform X2, with amino-acid sequence MFKMWFSKDSSPGVTRKLRVFTVDTFTVKPFRGNPAAVCLDLPHEGLTDELYQKIAAEMNLPMTAFVNTVNKDDNLASANRFKLRWFTPKTEWKLCGHATLASAFVLFTSLNNSSDELVFETPGGELSVCKQGELLAMNFPTAETLPQQWGDFEKFLKVLFPDINIVDSIHLCDPLGFLVIRLKDKWNREKFETWIPNAEKLPSVDSSGRVKMVIVTTRGRSEAGFTNIAGEQYDFVSRIFTPWTGLPEDPVTARQCSQRPGDLWLEVRGERTDIKGQSVLVMESHMNILV